One region of Purpureocillium takamizusanense chromosome 4, complete sequence genomic DNA includes:
- a CDS encoding uncharacterized protein (COG:S~EggNog:ENOG503NVQY) produces the protein MDYSSLRAAALRDGEDEEAVTVDTRALIDKVLARYSGEWTTLRELIQNAADAQATTVSVKWETIPSIQVPLPPNTTSRSELLKHTVSNHTLRRLVVQNDGQAFTKTDWGRLKRIAEGNPDETKIGAFGVGFYSVFADCEEPFVSSGSEAMAFYWKGNSLFTKKSHLPEDKASKHTTFVLDYRNSTTPVPNLLSVSQFLATSLTFVALQNIEFWIDDHKILSLTKKSSPSAELPLPRDLEARTKEGLMKVVSVDRTSTQIDASYMSVVGWKPQAAASATKNPDAYGSIEAPSLRSFFARLTSSSSHPGSRSKSQSEDSAAQPRISEDVTKVNTSAIFLRATSASIKTNVSTSFASELERATKKPPPKTTRLSILTASYDETEASAASASDGAFTRATDVFASVLPSKKPGGRIFIGFPTMQTTGAGMHVSAPSVIPTVEREAIDLNARWVRTWNVELLRAAGIIARLAFSNEMDDLSKRLRSTAEQGKRISAQNIAKYMPEALHTLKTFTFGDSTPSGQVGQIMEEAFWTCFRKASIEMYSSQGVLQTTQVRLGSDDLSSFVDSIPIVPEEMKAAPFVRKLIDFGLVSHITVTDVKKELEAKALNKSQATNFISWAGKKSASGELDPGSRSALLEVAVATVGPEDNQGEIIALGSITNFQNVNKIPAHLPIPPTTIPYAFTAHSSVAELHALGWEALDVLPWLRFLIETARSRAEEESVTRSPKFAVQVLTVLSKNWDLITARDREAVASLVKSHPVMPTKLGMRKPNESFFPSVKLFDDLPVIQGCEKVKEKFLAAVGVRKTVDLDTIFTRLLNASGDAGDKRWSHMELIKYLASVQNDIPSDDLKKLRESKICPAEAGPKGMEPTKGTTTLYKVSELFEPKDSLRTLGLSILQWPGPPGSWRPSSAEARFLSILGLRTHPSVPELVDMMASKDGLLRSSAMTYFIANHHTNRYAGFHLADTRKAILPLQGSGQLVPPSACFTNERAALLGFDILRKDLHDHANKFGVARDPPMVECVNRLLANPPKDQRAAMTLFGYFASRITEVRDNSLAKLKNAPIVPVSRSKLSRTPEKSGSVSYITPTHTYLGSSVTYGEIFDFVDFGQEANAFLFHCGAKSEPTKLEVAHMVCTEPARLLSILQSPEKYLDLLKSLAEVASTLQRDKELWRRMKTSACLLAYKELATPNKGDLIDLDLDDAPIRQYQLASASQIVVLDDIISYRLFKEHLICAPEEDALETFYLQLGAQKLSSLVQEDVRIGHQMLNHKNAEPLRKHVLERSKIFLYEYANYRRDAIKHDTKWLEKHLRVAMVRSVALRRSLKEHRQSHTEKRSAAGAYDQGVWTLYVSDESRPDMYQIGQAVCQMLLSRPNQQAYLFFEPFLTLDLYGLRARGYNVDRILRAKAAEARIAEEQRQKALEEERQRIQEREQTWAQQGSDPGLPTAAPAAREVAQTPAKPTMPGSWGSPDDSAASNAGNTGKSGSLFSRLTRQLGLDNTTENDAQRQLERFVDAPSQPSQISTTGQQASSAKRPQKDTGRVTSPAVVQQNLLNAIHATRAHGSNGVFSQPNVSEVKEQATYCDSTPATNINFAAEASNGMKVYVSKDMTRPAADFLTANLTAINSFATLLVDVGSIYSLSPGVVHIFYDEAGGTIAFNTGGSIFCNLRFFLQLHATQLTGQNTGAARAEAATWWWVVFAHELAHNLVSPHNAEHSYYTESFIQQYMGKMVAKTVQWTQAGTPLPQRALPPPPPAEPQVRNSTQGDAPPPPYTMTSNRRDNMFG, from the exons ATGGACTACTCgagcctgcgcgccgccgccctccgcgatggcgaggacgaagaggccgtCACCGTCGATACCCGCGCCCTCATAGACAAGGTCCTGGCTCGATACTCGGGCGAGTGGACGACGCTTCGAGAGCTCATACAGAACGCAGCCGATGCGCAGGCCACTACCGTCAGCGTCAAGTGGGAGACGATACCCTCGATACaggtgccgctgcctcccAACACGACGAGTCGGTCCGAGCTGCTCAAGCACACCGTGTCGAATCACACCCTTcgacggctcgtcgtccagaACGATGGCCAGGCCTTCACAAAGACGGACTGGGGACGTCTGAAACGTATCGCTGAGGGTAACCCCGACGAGACCAAGATAGGAGCGTTTGGCGTCGGCTTCTATAGTGTCTTTGCCGACTGCGAGGAGCCTTTCGTCAGCTCCGGCAgcgaggccatggcgttTTACTGGAAGGGGAACTCTCTCTTCACCAAGAAGTCCCACCTccccgaggacaaggccagCAAGCACACCACCTTTGTGCTCGACTATCGAAACTCAACGACGCCCGTTCCGAACCTGCTCTCGGTCAGCCAGTTCCTCGCCACCAGCTTGACCTTTGTCGCGCTGCAGAATATAGAATTCTGGATCGACGACCACAAGATCTTGTCACTCACGAAGAAGTCGTCTCCGAGTGCGGAGCTGCCTCTGCCCCGTGATCTGGAGGCGCGGACAAAGGAAGGCCTCATGAAGGTCGTTAGTGTGGATCGCACGAGCACGCAAATCGACGCCTCGTACATGTCAGTTGTGGGCTGGAAGCCGCAGGCGGCTGCTTCAGCGACCAAGAACCCCGATGCGTACGGATCTATCGAAGCCCCGTCGCTCAGATCCTTCTTTGCTCGCCTCACCTCCAGTTCGTCACACCCTGGCAGCAGGTCAAAATCGCAGAGCGAAGACAGTGCTGCGCAGCCGAGGATTTCTGAAGATGTCACAAAGGTGAACACGTCGGCCATCTTCCTGCGTGCCACGTCGGCATCCATCAAGACCAACGTGTCGACATCATTTGCATCGGAGCTCGAGCGGGCTACCAAGAAGCCACCACCAAAGACCACGAGGCTATCTATTCTGACGGCATCTTATGACGAGACTGAAGCCTCTGCTGCGTCGGCAAGCGATGGCGCATTTACCAGAGCTACCGACGTTTTTGCTTCGGTTTTGCCTAGCAAGAAACCTGGCGGGCGCATTTTCATCGGCTTCCCCACCATGCAGACGACAGGAGCCGGAATGCACGTATCTGCGCCATCAGTCATCCCTACCGTCGAGCGAGAGGCTATTGATCTGAATGCTCGGTGGGTTCGGACGTGGAACGTCGAGCTTCTACGGGCCGCCGGTATCATCGCCAGGCTGGCTTTTTCCAACGAGATGGACGACCTCAGCAAACGGCTTCGCAGCACGGCCGAGCAGGGGAAGAGGATTTCCGCTCAGAACATCGCAAAGTATATGCCCGAGGCCCTGCATACCTTGAAGACGTTCACCTTTGGCGACTCGACCCCGAGCGGCCAGGTTGGGCAGATCATGGAAGAAGCCTTCTGGACCTGCTTCAGGAAGGCCTCCATCGAGATGTATTCCAGTCAGGGCGTCTTGCAGACAACGCAGGTTCGCCTTGGCTCTGATGATCTGAGCTCATTCGTGGACAGCATCCCAATTGTGCCAGAAGAGATGAAGGCAGCCCCCTTCGTACGAAAGCTCATTGACTTTGGGCTGGTCTCTCATATCACCGTCACTGATGTCAAGAAAGAGCTTGAAGCAAAGGCGCTCAACAAATCTCAAGCCACAAACTTCATCTCGTGGGCTGGCAAGAAGAGCGCCAGTGGGGAACTAGACCCCGGCAGCCGATCTGCACTTCTtgaggtcgccgtcgccacggtTGGCCCCGAGGATAACCAAGGCGAAATTATCGCACTCGGAAGCATCACAAATTTCCAGAACGTCAACAAGATTCCTGCACATCTCCCGATTCCTCCGACTACAATTCCTTACGCGTTCACGGCCCATTCATCTGTAGCGGAGCTGCATGCCTTGGGCTGGGAGGCTTTGGATGTCCTTCCGTGGTTGAGATTCTTGATTGAGAccgcgaggtcaagggccGAGGAAGAGAGCGTCACGAGATCTCCGAAGTTTGCGGTGCAAGTATTAACGGTCCTGTCCAAGAACTGGGATCTCATCACCGCCCGGGACAGGGAGGCTGTAGCTTCCCTTGTCAAGAGCCACCCGGTTATGCCAACAAAGCTGGGCATGCGGAAACCCAACGAGTCGTTTTTCCCTTCCGTCAAGCTCTTCGACGATTTACCGGTCATCCAGGGATGTGAAAAGGTCAAGGAAAAGTTTCTGGCAGCCGTTGGAGTAAGGAAAACGGTGGACCTCGATACCATCTTCACCCGACTCCTCAACGCATCCGGCGACGCAGGCGACAAGAGGTGGAGCCATATGGAGCTGATCAAGTATCTTGCATCTGTCCAAAACGACATTCCGTCCGATGATCTCAAGAAATTGAGAGAGTCGAAGATTTGCCCGGCAGAGGCTGGTCCGAAGGGCATGGAGCCTACCAAAGGCACTACAACACTATACAAGGTTTCAGAGCTGTTTGAGCCAAAAGACAGCCTCCGCACATTGGGCTTATCCATCTTGCAATGGCCTGGGCCACCGGGAAGCTGGCGTCCATCCAGTGCCGAAGCGCGGTTCCTGTCCATCTTGGGGCTTCGCACTCACCCGTCTGTCCCTGAGCTCGTGGACATGATGGCCTCCAAGGACGGCTTGTTGCGTTCTTCGGCAATGACTTATTTCATCGCCAATCATCACACCAACCGCTATGCCGGCTTCCACCTTGCGGACACCAGAAAGGCTATTCTCCCGTTGCAAGGTAGCGGGCAGCTTGTCCCACCCTCGGCCTGTTTCACAAATGAGAGAGCAGCCTTGCTTGGGTTTGACATCCTGAGAAAGGATCTCCACGATCATGCAAACAAGTTCGGTGTCGCCCGGGACCCTCCAATGGTTGAGTGTGTCAACAGACTGCTTGCCAATCCTCCCAAGGATCAACGCGCTGCCATGACTCTATTCGGGTACTTTGCCTCTCGTATCACTGAAGTGCGCGACAACAGTCTTGCAAAGCTCAAGAACGCGCCGATCGTGCCAGTCAGCAGATCCAAGTTATCCCGCACGCCAGAAAAGTCTGGGAGTGTGTCGTACATCACCCCTACACACACCTACCTGGGAAGTTCGGTCACGTATGGCGAAATATTCGACTTTGTCGATTTTGGCCAAGAGGCAAACGCCTTCTTATTTCATTGCGGAGCGAAGAGCGAACCGACCAAGCTCGAGGTGGCGCATATGGTGTGCACCGAGCCGGCAAGGTTGCTCAGCATCTTGCAGAGCCCAGAAAAGTACCTTGATCTACTCAAGTCCCTTGCAGAGGTCGCTTCGACACTGCAGCGCGACAAGGAGCTTTGGAGGCGCATGAAGACGTCTGCTTGTCTCCTGGCGTATAAAGAACTTGCCACACCCAACAAAGGAGATTTGATTGACTTGGACTTGGACGACGCGCCAATCAGGCAGTATCAGCTGGCTTCAGCCAGCCAAATCGTGGTACTGGACGATATCATCAGCTACCGCTTGTTCAAGGAGCATTTGATCTGTGCTCCTGAGGAGGACGCCTTGGAAACCTTCTACCTACAACTCGGGGCGCAGAAGCTGAGCAGCCTTGTGCAGGAGGATGTGCGAATCGGTCACCAAATGCTCAACCATAAGAACGCAGAGCCGTTGAGGAAACACGTTTTGGAGCGGTCCAAAATATTTCTGTACGAATATGCGAATtaccgccgcgacgccatcaagcaCGACACCAAGTGGCTTGAGAAGCACCTTCGCGTGGCCATGGTCCGCTCTGTGGCGCTACGTCGCAGCCTGAAGGAGCACCGTCAGTCGCATACCGAGAAGCGATCAGCAGCTGGCGCCTACGACCAAGGCGTTTGGACTTTGTACGTGTCGGACGAGTCCCGGCCAGACATGTACCAGATCGGCCAGGCTGTGTGTCAGATGCTCCTCAGTCGCCCTAATCAGCAGGCCTATCTGTTTTTTGAACCATTTCTCACACTCGACTTGTATGGCCTACGTGCGCGTGGATACAACGTTGATAGAATCCTTCGCGCCAAGGCTGCCGAAGCTAGGATTGCTGAAGAGCAGAGGCAAAAGGCCTTGGAGGAGGAACGACAGAGGATTCAGGAGCGGGAACAGACTTGGGCACAGCAAGGAAGTGACCCCGGGCTACCTActgctgctcccgctgcTCGTGAGGTGGCCCAAACGCCTGCGAAACCCACCATGCCGGGATCCTGGGGCTCACCGGACGAttccgccgccagcaacgCCGGTAACACTGGCAAGAGTGGCAGTCTATTTTCCAGACTCACCCGTCAGCTGGGGCTTGACAACACAACCGAGAACGATGCACAGAGGCAACTTGAGAGGTTTGTGGATGCACCGTCTCAGCCAAGCCAAATATCGACTACAGGACAACAAGCCAGCAGCGCAAAGCGTCCGCAGAAGGACACCGGTCGTGTTACTAGCCCCGCTGTTGTACAACAGAACCTGCTCAATGCGATCCACGCGACACGCGCGCACGGATCTAATGGCGTGTTCTCTCAGCCCAACGTCAGCGAGGTGAAGGAGCAGGCCACATACTGTGACAGCACTCCCGCGACAAACATCAACTTTGCTGCGGAGGCGTCCAACGGGATGAAGGTGTATGTCTCAAAGGACATgacacggccagcagcagattTCTTGACGGCCAACTTGACGGCCATCAACTCTTTTGCGACTTTATTGGTCGATGTGGGCAGCATTTACTCCCTGTCGCCCGGGGTGGTGCACATCTTCTACGACGAAGCTGGCGGGACTATTGCATTCAacacgggcggcagcatTTTTTGCAACCTGCGATTCTTCCTCCAGCTTCACGCCACGCAGTTGACCGGCCAAAACACAGGTGCTGCCAGGGCTGAAGCCGCAACGTGGTGGTGGGTCGTGTTCGCTCACGAGCTCGCTCACAACTTGGTCTCGCCTCACAACGCTGAGCATAGCTATTATAC CGAGTCGTTCATCCAACAGTACATGGGCAAGATGGTTGCCAAGACGGTGCAGTGGACCCAGGCCGGGACACCACTGCCCCAGCGAgctctcccgccgcctccgccagcagAGCCTCAGGTGCGCAACTCGACACAGGGTGATGCACCTCCTCCGCCGTATACAATGACCTCGAATAGACGGGACAATATGTTTGGTTAG